One region of Juglans regia cultivar Chandler chromosome 4, Walnut 2.0, whole genome shotgun sequence genomic DNA includes:
- the LOC108987253 gene encoding uncharacterized protein LOC108987253: MRTTMGDKPDQVSSEPSAGMSSLRRAIEILSSLISVSHSVKVFAAKWQSIRGKLEELNAGLIATENCEYSSESPAVAGLASAIFVTANESYDLARRCVDLSYSGKLLMQSDLNVILTKLDRFLKDLSDLYTAGILTHGYALVVSKPGLGACKDDMRFYVGDLGTRMKVGDKEMKRQGLVNLYEVAVEDEKNVKVMLEVDDVVNVLVNSLDSPETEIQEESAKVVSVIAGFDSYKGVLVGAGVINPLIRVLECGSELGKEVAVRCLKKLTENSDNAWSVSAHGGVTALLKICAGVDFRGELVGLACGVLINLIGVEEIKRFVVEEGAISMFIKLARSKNEALQRIAIEFLQSIAFGDDSIREMVIREGGIPTLVRIIDPEWSYSLKTREIALKAIENLCFSSKSAVKGLMDYGFVDHIMYFIRYGEVSVQELAMKVAYRLCGTSKEAKKAMGDAGFMTELLKFLNAKSFEIREMASEALSRMILLPKNRKRFVQDDRNVGLLLEMLDSQEGHSGSRSFLFSILMSLSSCKSVKRKILNSGYLRNIEELAQAGVSDAKRLVKKLSTNRFRSMLSGIWHS; encoded by the coding sequence ATGAGAACTACGATGGGAGATAAGCCAGATCAAGTCTCTAGCGAACCATCTGCCGGCATGTCCAGCCTCCGGCGAGCCATTGAGATATTATCCTCGTTGATTTCAGTGTCTCACTCAGTCAAAGTCTTTGCAGCAAAATGGCAATCGATTCGGGGCAAGCTTGAGGAGCTCAACGCCGGCTTAATCGCCACGGAGAACTGCGAGTACTCCAGTGAAAGCCCAGCGGTGGCAGGCTTAGCATCTGCCATATTTGTCACTGCTAATGAAAGCTACGACCTGGCTCGCCGTTGCGTTGATCTCTCTTATAGCGGCAAGCTTCTCATGCAGAGCGATCTGAACGTTATACTCACGAAACTTGATCGGTTCTTGAAGGACCTCTCTGACTTGTACACAGCCGGTATTTTGACTCATGGGTATGCGTTGGTTGTTTCAAAGCCTGGTCTTGGTGCGTGCAAAGACGACATGCGGTTTTATGTTGGAGACTTAGGGACAAGGATGAAGGTCGGCGATAAGGAAATGAAAAGGCAAGGCTTGGTTAATCTGTACGAGGTTGCGGTCGAAGACGAGAAAAACGTGAAAGTCATGTTGGAAGTGGATGATGTTGTGAACGTGTTAGTGAATTCTCTCGACTCACCAGAGACGGAGATCCAAGAAGAGTCTGCGAAGGTGGTCTCGGTGATTGCGGGGTTCGATTCGTATAAGGGGGTTTTGGTCGGAGCCGGAGTTATTAATCCGTTGATTCGGGTTTTGGAGTGTGGGAGTGAGCTGGGGAAAGAGGTTGCCGTAAGGTGTTTGAAGAAACTGACAGAGAATTCGGACAACGCGTGGTCTGTCTCGGCTCATGGGGGAGTGACTGCGCTGTTAAAGATTTGTGCTGGTGTTGATTTTCGGGGAGAGTTGGTTGGTCTTGCTTGTGGGGTACTGATAAATCTCATTGGAGTTGAAGAAATAAAGCGGTTTGTTGTTGAAGAAGGTGCTATTTCCATGTTTATCAAGCTTGCAAGGTCTAAAAACGAAGCATTGCAGAGGATAGCAATTGAATTCCTTCAAAGTATAGCATTTGGAGACGACTCGATTCGGGAAATGGTCATTAGAGAAGGAGGAATTCCTACATTAGTACGTATTATAGATCCTGAGTGGTCGTATTCCTTGAAAACCCGGGAGATAGCAttgaaagcaatcgagaatctGTGTTTCTCGTCCAAAAGTGCTGTAAAAGGCTTGATGGATTATGGGTTTGTGGATCatataatgtattttattagatatggGGAAGTTTCTGTTCAAGAATTGGCCATGAAGGTGGCGTACAGGCTCTGTGGAACATCAAAGGAGGCCAAGAAAGCGATGGGTGATGCTGGGTTTATGACTGAGCTTCTTAAATTTCTCAATGCTAAGTCATTTGAAATTAGGGAAATGGCATCTGAGGCACTCTCCCGCATGATCTTGCTGCCCAAAAATCGAAAGAGGTTTGTCCAGGATGACCGGAATGTTGGGTTACTGTTGGAGATGCTTGACTCTCAGGAAGGACATTCAGGCAGCAGAAGTTTCTTGTTTTCCATACTAATGTCATTATCAAGCTGCAAGAGTGTCAAAAGAAAGATTTTGAATTCTGGGTATCTAAGAAACATAGAGGAACTTGCACAAGCAGGAGTTTCGGATGCTAAAAGACTTGTCAAGAAGTTATCCACAAACAGATTCCGCAGTATGTTGAGTGGAATCTGGCATTCttga